The Natronoglycomyces albus genome has a segment encoding these proteins:
- a CDS encoding ComEA family DNA-binding protein — protein sequence MSYNHSIPARPMSQARPAGGQPFPTAVARRRFRFFGSVLWALLPLLSFGFATPAVFIHRAVRLTSAMSIFSAVFYSAALVYVWAVTFAYAPEDDSTLFDTVLLGFVIVWIGATIHACLVRTAAKEAASAGPQRGGGWFPHAHQSSSQPTQSGPHSRPAGEPSPLQHVQQRQQHRRNARSLIAADPMLAKELGYGRPSVRGSSDDGGLVDFNHASVEEMAQLPGVEQAVAQEIRDRVRHVGPFSSLGEVMLEIDIDPTYLPQLEEYVVFIP from the coding sequence TTGAGTTACAACCATTCGATCCCAGCTCGACCGATGTCCCAAGCGCGGCCAGCTGGGGGCCAGCCCTTCCCCACTGCTGTGGCGCGGCGTCGGTTCCGATTCTTCGGCAGCGTCTTGTGGGCGCTGCTTCCCCTGTTGTCCTTCGGTTTCGCGACCCCGGCCGTGTTCATTCACCGGGCTGTCCGCCTCACCTCGGCCATGTCGATCTTTTCAGCGGTGTTCTATTCAGCTGCCTTGGTATACGTCTGGGCGGTCACCTTTGCCTATGCGCCCGAGGATGACTCGACGCTGTTCGACACCGTGTTGCTGGGTTTCGTGATCGTCTGGATTGGCGCCACGATTCACGCCTGTCTGGTACGCACGGCCGCGAAGGAGGCCGCGAGCGCTGGGCCACAGCGCGGTGGCGGCTGGTTTCCCCACGCGCACCAATCTTCGTCGCAGCCCACCCAGTCTGGGCCGCATTCGCGGCCCGCTGGTGAGCCGAGCCCATTGCAACATGTGCAACAGAGGCAACAGCATCGCCGCAACGCACGATCATTGATCGCCGCCGATCCCATGTTGGCCAAGGAACTGGGTTATGGACGCCCCTCTGTGCGAGGATCGTCCGATGACGGTGGACTGGTCGACTTCAATCATGCCTCGGTCGAGGAGATGGCACAGTTGCCTGGCGTGGAGCAGGCTGTGGCCCAGGAAATCCGGGACCGGGTTCGGCATGTGGGGCCGTTCTCATCGTTGGGCGAGGTGATGTTGGAGATTGATATCGATCCGACGTACCTGCCGCAGCTAGAGGAGTACGTCGTCTTCATTCCCTAG
- a CDS encoding monovalent cation/H+ antiporter complex subunit F, whose translation MIGIDIGIALVAITILATAWRIIVGPTDGDRVLASDLLFFSVIAGIALLGVRVASTATFDVVLIATLVGFLAAMSLARALTKGKR comes from the coding sequence GTGATCGGAATCGATATCGGCATCGCCTTGGTGGCCATCACCATCCTCGCCACCGCCTGGCGCATCATCGTGGGCCCGACGGACGGCGATCGGGTGCTCGCCTCGGACCTGTTGTTCTTTAGCGTTATCGCGGGCATCGCGCTACTGGGTGTCCGCGTGGCCAGCACGGCCACCTTCGACGTGGTTCTCATCGCCACGCTAGTGGGATTCCTGGCCGCGATGTCCCTAGCCCGGGCTTTGACGAAGGGAAAGCGCTAA
- a CDS encoding response regulator transcription factor produces the protein MTRVLVVEDEESFSDALSYMLTKEGFEVAVAADGSAALKEYERAGADVILLDLMLPEKSGTEVCRELRAESSVPIIMVTARDSEVDKVVGLELGADDYITKPYSPRELVARIRAVLRRSSEPTDPVQTVLEAGPVRMDVDRHTVTVGGDNVQLPLKEFELLEMLLRNAGRVLTRGQLIDRVWGANYVGDTKTLDVHVKRLRSKIESEPGKPRHLVTVRGLGYKFDPNPR, from the coding sequence GTGACCCGAGTGCTCGTAGTGGAAGACGAAGAGTCGTTTTCCGATGCCCTGTCTTACATGCTCACCAAGGAGGGTTTCGAGGTGGCCGTGGCCGCCGATGGTTCCGCAGCGCTCAAGGAGTACGAACGCGCCGGGGCGGACGTGATCTTGCTGGATTTGATGTTGCCCGAAAAGTCCGGCACCGAGGTGTGCCGGGAACTGCGGGCTGAGTCCTCTGTGCCCATCATCATGGTGACCGCCCGCGATTCCGAAGTGGATAAAGTGGTGGGCTTGGAGCTGGGGGCCGACGACTACATCACCAAGCCCTATTCTCCGCGTGAACTGGTCGCTCGCATCCGCGCGGTGCTGCGGCGTTCGAGTGAGCCAACTGACCCGGTGCAAACCGTGTTGGAGGCTGGGCCGGTGCGCATGGACGTTGACCGCCACACCGTCACCGTTGGTGGCGACAACGTGCAGTTGCCGCTGAAGGAGTTCGAGCTGCTGGAGATGCTGTTGCGCAATGCCGGACGAGTGTTGACTCGTGGCCAGCTGATCGACCGCGTCTGGGGTGCCAACTACGTGGGCGACACCAAGACCCTTGATGTGCACGTGAAGCGGTTGCGTTCCAAGATCGAATCCGAGCCGGGCAAGCCTCGCCATCTGGTGACGGTTCGGGGCCTGGGCTACAAGTTCGACCCAAACCCTCGGTAG
- a CDS encoding serine/threonine-protein kinase, with protein MSEKSVIASRYALLTTISTGGMGQVWKGRDLRLDRDIAVKLIRSDLLGRASESDGIIARFRREAQVTARVRHDGVPAIYDADFDAEAAQLYLVMEYIPGLNLDDAIAESSPLPWAQVIAIGAQIAAVLQQAHDTPVIHRDLKPANILIDTNGQVKVVDFGIAAVVETHQTRLTHTGDRVGTDHYMAPEQINGETVGPYTDLYALGCLLFELATGRRVFDSHTQYAVLHAHATQRPPSLPSVRPDAPDELSDLVASLLAKDPVHRPASAAQVYSTLYRLLVPLLSTEATESLGDAGDPTWPFRLPCAPIAVLRAQGPASCDVTEVVSGRVAEAERRFEQGDMAGALTLFRALGKELRGVDLGAALNARSRAAECLAAMGHTQAAISGLTAVTDEQQRLWGHEHLTVLRTRLNLARLRRSLGAHGHSDQELRGLVDDMASALGATHPETVAAQQLLGTWGEDVSTRLGEASRRWRGGHIEEWEFTAAR; from the coding sequence GTGAGTGAAAAATCGGTGATCGCGTCACGTTATGCCCTGCTGACGACGATCTCCACCGGCGGCATGGGCCAAGTATGGAAAGGCCGTGACCTGCGACTAGACCGCGATATCGCCGTCAAACTCATCCGATCCGACCTCTTGGGCCGCGCATCGGAGTCCGACGGCATCATCGCCCGGTTCCGCCGGGAGGCGCAGGTGACCGCGCGGGTGCGCCACGATGGCGTGCCCGCCATCTATGACGCCGATTTCGATGCCGAGGCAGCCCAGCTCTATCTGGTGATGGAGTACATACCCGGGCTGAACCTCGATGACGCGATAGCCGAATCCTCTCCCCTGCCGTGGGCGCAGGTGATCGCGATTGGGGCCCAGATCGCCGCTGTGCTCCAGCAGGCTCACGATACGCCGGTCATCCACCGCGACCTGAAACCAGCGAACATCCTCATCGACACAAATGGGCAGGTCAAGGTAGTCGATTTTGGGATCGCGGCCGTAGTGGAGACCCATCAGACCCGCCTGACCCATACTGGGGACCGGGTGGGAACCGACCACTACATGGCACCCGAACAGATCAACGGCGAGACCGTCGGGCCCTATACCGACTTGTATGCCCTGGGCTGCCTGCTGTTCGAGCTGGCGACCGGGAGAAGAGTCTTCGATTCGCACACCCAGTACGCGGTGTTGCATGCCCACGCGACGCAAAGGCCCCCGTCACTGCCATCGGTACGCCCAGACGCGCCGGACGAACTGTCCGACTTGGTCGCCTCTCTGTTGGCCAAGGACCCCGTGCATCGGCCCGCCAGCGCCGCGCAGGTGTATTCGACGCTGTATCGGCTGCTGGTGCCGCTACTGAGTACGGAGGCGACTGAGTCGCTGGGGGACGCGGGTGACCCGACGTGGCCGTTTCGCTTGCCTTGCGCGCCGATCGCGGTTTTGCGCGCGCAAGGGCCCGCCAGCTGTGATGTCACCGAAGTGGTGTCCGGCCGGGTGGCTGAGGCGGAGCGGCGCTTTGAGCAGGGGGATATGGCCGGGGCGCTGACCTTGTTTCGAGCCTTGGGCAAAGAGTTGCGCGGTGTGGATCTCGGCGCGGCGTTGAACGCTCGTTCGCGAGCCGCGGAGTGTCTGGCGGCAATGGGGCATACCCAGGCGGCGATCAGCGGGTTGACGGCGGTGACCGATGAGCAGCAGCGTTTGTGGGGTCATGAGCACCTGACGGTGTTGCGTACCCGCCTGAATCTGGCCCGGCTGCGGCGGTCGCTAGGGGCGCATGGGCACTCCGACCAGGAGTTGCGAGGGCTCGTTGACGATATGGCTTCGGCGCTTGGGGCCACTCACCCCGAAACCGTTGCGGCCCAGCAGCTGTTGGGCACCTGGGGCGAGGATGTGTCGACACGTTTAGGGGAGGCGAGTCGCCGTTGGCGTGGAGGTCACATCGAAGAGTGGGAATTTACGGCTGCGCGTTGA
- a CDS encoding cation:proton antiporter has product MLDIIGQVFIVMGGLIFVIAALGLARFPDIYTRASAIGTAAGLGVMLIVIGALFVHPSLSDTLKVAISIPLQLATSALGAIAIARSAYLTGIPLEQPHFDELADASGGTSSSSDDPR; this is encoded by the coding sequence ATGCTAGACATCATCGGCCAAGTCTTTATCGTCATGGGTGGCCTTATCTTCGTGATCGCCGCCCTGGGCCTGGCCCGGTTTCCCGACATCTACACCCGGGCCTCGGCCATAGGTACGGCGGCCGGACTCGGAGTCATGCTCATCGTGATCGGAGCGCTCTTCGTTCACCCCTCCCTGTCCGACACGCTCAAAGTGGCCATCAGTATTCCCTTGCAGCTGGCCACCTCGGCGCTGGGAGCGATCGCCATCGCCCGGTCGGCCTACTTGACCGGCATTCCCCTGGAACAACCACACTTCGACGAGCTGGCCGACGCGTCGGGCGGAACCTCGTCGAGCTCAGACGATCCGCGGTGA
- a CDS encoding sensor histidine kinase, which yields MVKRQRARTAKTPSSAGEDQRGAALRSVTVGLIAGAASASVAILRRRNRAPAAEVRSRSGLGGPDKPRRATVSAGSYEPPRFNSALDALRSGIVVVDAGGTVTYANLTAENLGLIDEDKLSFLALRALVAQVRRSGRVRDTELEVAAPEMGDPIAVRARITPLPDEAAVIELTDISELHRVEAVRRDFVANVSHELKTPVGALQVLAEALQEATADPDAAERFAARIQKEATRIGHLVQDLLVLSRLQGAEPLPAPQPVAVDRLISDAFDQCRVLAEDKGIRLQRDGLEGIEVTGSESQLVTAVKNLVHNAISYSPEETTVTVRVGVAVPQNQVAKARTICISVADEGIGIAQENLDRIFERFYRVDSARSRATGGTGLGLAIVKHIAVNHGGRIEVSSMPEVGTTFTLMLPERTVNADRSSPTADEINTSEKSAGPTKEG from the coding sequence GTGGTGAAACGACAGCGCGCACGAACTGCAAAAACACCCTCCTCAGCTGGGGAGGACCAGCGGGGTGCCGCCCTGCGCAGTGTCACCGTGGGACTGATAGCCGGAGCCGCCTCTGCCAGTGTGGCGATCTTGCGCCGCCGCAACCGTGCCCCGGCCGCGGAGGTTCGCTCCCGATCTGGCCTCGGCGGTCCGGACAAGCCTCGGCGGGCCACCGTCTCGGCGGGTAGCTACGAACCGCCCCGTTTCAACTCCGCGCTTGACGCCCTGAGATCGGGAATCGTCGTCGTCGATGCGGGGGGCACCGTCACCTACGCCAACCTCACCGCTGAAAATCTGGGCCTCATCGATGAGGACAAGCTCAGTTTCCTCGCCTTGCGGGCGCTGGTGGCACAGGTGAGGCGTTCGGGGCGGGTGCGTGACACCGAGTTGGAGGTCGCCGCGCCGGAAATGGGCGACCCGATCGCGGTGCGAGCTCGCATCACGCCGCTGCCCGATGAGGCCGCCGTCATCGAGCTGACCGACATTTCCGAGCTGCATCGCGTTGAGGCGGTGCGGCGCGATTTCGTCGCCAACGTCAGCCACGAGCTGAAGACTCCGGTGGGGGCGTTGCAGGTGCTGGCTGAGGCTTTGCAGGAGGCCACGGCCGACCCCGACGCGGCCGAGCGGTTTGCCGCGCGTATTCAGAAGGAAGCCACCCGCATCGGCCATCTGGTGCAAGATCTGTTGGTGCTCTCGCGGTTGCAGGGGGCCGAGCCGTTGCCTGCCCCGCAGCCGGTCGCCGTGGACCGGCTCATTAGCGACGCCTTCGACCAGTGCCGGGTGCTCGCCGAAGACAAGGGCATTCGCCTCCAGCGCGATGGGCTTGAGGGCATTGAGGTCACCGGTTCGGAATCGCAGCTGGTCACAGCGGTCAAGAACCTGGTTCACAACGCCATTTCGTATTCGCCGGAGGAAACGACGGTCACGGTGCGCGTTGGAGTCGCGGTACCGCAAAACCAGGTGGCGAAGGCTCGCACCATCTGTATCAGCGTCGCCGATGAGGGTATCGGTATCGCCCAGGAGAATCTCGATCGGATTTTCGAACGCTTTTACCGGGTCGATTCCGCCCGCTCTCGTGCCACGGGAGGCACCGGCCTGGGATTGGCCATTGTGAAGCATATCGCCGTGAATCATGGTGGTCGTATCGAAGTGTCCAGTATGCCCGAAGTTGGAACAACGTTCACTTTGATGTTGCCTGAACGTACGGTAAACGCCGACCGCTCATCACCGACGGCGGATGAAATCAACACATCCGAGAAATCGGCTGGCCCGACTAAGGAAGGTTGA
- a CDS encoding Na+/H+ antiporter subunit E translates to MSWLTWPWRILWFICWFFKEVVRCNWAVIIDNLSPGQNSTTGIAQLPTRCNSEFEVMLLGTLITLTPGTLTVGSASDVSKEQPEHTLYVHGMYNEDADSLRADVRILEAHMLAAVRREGLTS, encoded by the coding sequence ATGAGTTGGTTGACATGGCCGTGGCGAATCCTGTGGTTCATTTGCTGGTTCTTCAAGGAAGTCGTCCGCTGCAATTGGGCCGTCATCATCGACAACCTGTCACCGGGGCAAAATTCCACCACCGGAATCGCCCAACTGCCGACTCGTTGCAACAGCGAGTTTGAGGTCATGCTGTTGGGCACGCTGATCACCTTGACGCCGGGCACGCTCACCGTCGGATCGGCCAGCGACGTCTCGAAGGAACAACCGGAACACACCCTTTATGTGCACGGTATGTACAACGAAGACGCCGACTCGCTACGAGCAGACGTGCGCATCCTAGAGGCGCACATGCTCGCCGCGGTCCGGCGCGAAGGGTTGACATCGTGA
- a CDS encoding TrkH family potassium uptake protein, which yields MPKLIERFMSHPIRWLPLGFFAAIVVATSLLLLPVSREGSEGAGFVEALFTGTSASTVTGLVIVDTGSYWSPFGQVVIMVFIKLGGFGIMTTSALLGMMVSRKMRLRHRLAAQAEVKTGAFGDVRLILLKALVVSVSVEMTVAVILSVRFYTHHGFSAGEAAWNGLFHGVSAFNSGGFSLFSDSLSGFALDPVVIMPVAVAAIIGGLGVPVIFELARRGHGRKRWSLHTKLTIAGTSFLFVGGFVVFLLFEWSNPATLGQFAWNERFMPAFFQSVVTRSSGFNSIDTGAMHEHSMFAAIVLMFIGGGSASTAGGIKVTTFFLLLAVIWVEVRGEPDVSIFRTRVCNEVIRQALSIALLYVAFIASGTILVQALSEHNALPVMFEVTSAAATVGQSTGITAELDSAVQMILSVMMFIGRIGPIVIATALAIRYRPRRFHFPADRPIVG from the coding sequence ATGCCCAAGTTGATTGAACGCTTCATGAGTCACCCCATCAGGTGGCTTCCGCTAGGTTTTTTCGCCGCGATCGTCGTCGCCACGTCGCTGCTCTTGCTCCCCGTTTCGCGAGAAGGCTCTGAAGGGGCCGGATTCGTCGAGGCGTTGTTTACCGGCACATCCGCCTCCACCGTCACCGGACTGGTCATTGTCGACACCGGTAGCTACTGGTCGCCCTTTGGCCAAGTGGTCATCATGGTGTTTATCAAGCTCGGTGGCTTCGGCATCATGACGACCTCAGCCCTCCTGGGAATGATGGTCAGTCGGAAAATGCGGCTCCGGCATCGGCTGGCCGCACAAGCCGAGGTCAAGACCGGAGCGTTCGGCGATGTGCGCTTGATCTTGCTGAAGGCGCTCGTGGTCTCGGTGAGCGTGGAGATGACCGTAGCGGTCATTCTCAGCGTGCGCTTCTACACTCACCACGGTTTCTCGGCCGGTGAGGCGGCCTGGAACGGGCTGTTCCACGGGGTATCGGCGTTCAACTCCGGTGGGTTCTCGCTGTTTTCCGACTCTTTGAGTGGGTTCGCGTTGGACCCGGTGGTCATCATGCCGGTGGCCGTGGCCGCGATCATCGGCGGCCTGGGAGTGCCGGTGATCTTCGAACTGGCCCGGCGTGGACATGGCCGTAAACGGTGGTCGCTGCATACGAAGCTGACGATCGCGGGAACGAGCTTTTTGTTCGTGGGTGGATTCGTGGTGTTCTTGCTCTTTGAGTGGAGCAACCCGGCCACGCTGGGGCAGTTCGCTTGGAACGAGCGCTTTATGCCCGCCTTCTTCCAATCGGTGGTGACGCGCTCCTCCGGTTTCAACTCCATTGACACCGGTGCGATGCATGAACACAGCATGTTCGCCGCCATCGTCTTGATGTTTATCGGTGGAGGTTCCGCCTCCACCGCTGGTGGCATCAAGGTGACCACGTTCTTCTTGCTGTTGGCCGTCATTTGGGTGGAGGTGCGCGGTGAACCCGACGTGTCGATCTTCCGCACCCGGGTGTGCAATGAGGTCATCCGCCAAGCGTTGAGCATCGCCTTGCTTTATGTGGCCTTTATCGCCTCGGGAACCATTCTGGTGCAGGCGTTGTCTGAGCACAACGCGCTTCCGGTGATGTTCGAGGTGACCTCAGCGGCCGCCACAGTGGGGCAGTCGACCGGTATTACGGCCGAACTCGACTCGGCCGTCCAAATGATCCTGTCGGTCATGATGTTCATTGGCCGGATTGGTCCCATCGTGATCGCCACCGCGTTGGCGATTCGCTATCGACCCCGCCGCTTTCACTTCCCCGCCGACCGCCCCATTGTCGGGTGA
- a CDS encoding ABC transporter permease: MSNDTKPHQRASRMRGLGLVTAREIKVRGLSKANLVSLGITVVVIGILAALPSFFDGDSQHEVGFAGETAASMQEHFEAAAEASDVSVEITRYDTIAQAEEAVEEGDIHVAVADGNLYVDGSVATELELLLESAHAAVSGNEQLIEAGLDPAEVFSALNVEPLATVQLGEDGSDQGMRAFIGTFVALILMFTIMMPTMYVAMGVVEEKSSRIVEILLTSLKPWQLLGGKILGLGVIGAVNVGVIIVTSLGVSAAVGTLPELPDGVTEVLGTMIIWWILGYAIFAAMAGAAGSLVSRQEDSNSVLTPVTMLIMVGYFGAIYALNDPQGPVAQALSIIPPFSAFTMPARQVAVDVPLWESLLAAGLLLVAAAGMLAVGSTIYKRSVMRTGSRVKLMEVLRS; the protein is encoded by the coding sequence ATGAGCAATGACACCAAACCACACCAGCGGGCATCGCGGATGCGGGGCCTCGGATTGGTCACCGCTCGCGAGATCAAGGTGCGTGGCCTCAGCAAGGCCAACCTGGTCAGCCTGGGCATCACCGTGGTCGTCATCGGCATCCTCGCGGCGTTGCCCAGCTTCTTCGATGGCGACTCGCAGCACGAGGTTGGTTTCGCTGGCGAAACAGCCGCGTCGATGCAAGAACACTTTGAAGCCGCCGCCGAGGCATCCGATGTGTCGGTGGAGATCACGCGGTATGACACGATCGCTCAGGCCGAAGAGGCCGTCGAAGAGGGCGACATTCACGTCGCCGTCGCTGACGGAAACCTCTATGTGGACGGTTCGGTAGCCACCGAACTGGAGCTTCTGCTGGAATCGGCTCACGCTGCCGTGTCGGGAAATGAGCAGCTGATCGAGGCCGGACTTGACCCCGCCGAAGTGTTCTCCGCTCTCAACGTCGAGCCGCTGGCCACGGTGCAGCTAGGCGAAGACGGCAGCGACCAGGGCATGCGGGCTTTCATCGGCACCTTCGTCGCCCTCATTCTCATGTTCACCATCATGATGCCGACGATGTACGTCGCCATGGGCGTGGTCGAGGAGAAGAGCAGCCGCATCGTCGAGATCCTGTTGACCTCCTTGAAACCCTGGCAGTTGTTGGGCGGAAAGATTCTCGGTCTGGGCGTCATCGGCGCGGTGAACGTCGGTGTCATCATCGTGACCTCGCTGGGAGTCTCGGCGGCGGTCGGTACCTTGCCCGAACTGCCCGATGGCGTCACCGAAGTACTTGGCACGATGATCATCTGGTGGATTCTGGGCTATGCGATCTTCGCGGCCATGGCTGGAGCCGCTGGCTCGCTGGTCAGCCGCCAAGAGGATTCGAACTCCGTGCTGACCCCGGTCACGATGCTGATCATGGTCGGCTACTTCGGAGCGATCTATGCCCTAAACGACCCGCAAGGACCAGTCGCACAGGCCCTGTCCATCATTCCGCCGTTCTCGGCCTTCACGATGCCGGCCCGTCAGGTTGCCGTCGACGTCCCGCTGTGGGAATCGTTGCTGGCCGCTGGGTTGCTGTTGGTCGCGGCTGCCGGAATGCTCGCGGTCGGTTCGACCATCTACAAGCGGTCGGTCATGCGGACCGGGTCGCGGGTGAAATTGATGGAAGTACTGCGCTCCTAA
- a CDS encoding potassium channel family protein — protein MGRSNRKHADAVAVIGLGRFGGAVAVSLENQGHEVLAIDERDDVVQRFSETLTHVVQADSTSATAMKQLGVGEFDHVVVAIGTGVEASVLTVLTLKEIGAQEVWAKAITAKHGEILSLVGASHVVYPEAEMGQRVAHLVTGKMMDFIEFDHGFALAKTRAPQEAVGKTLGETKLRSRYGITVVGIKTSEEEFTYAQPSTMVREGDTLIVAGPTTKTETFASIT, from the coding sequence ATCGGCCGATCGAATCGCAAACATGCCGACGCCGTCGCGGTGATCGGACTGGGGCGGTTCGGCGGCGCCGTCGCCGTATCGTTGGAAAACCAAGGTCACGAGGTCTTGGCCATTGATGAGCGCGATGACGTCGTACAGCGTTTCTCTGAGACATTGACCCACGTGGTGCAGGCGGACTCCACGAGCGCCACGGCCATGAAACAGCTGGGTGTGGGCGAATTCGACCATGTTGTGGTCGCCATTGGCACCGGTGTCGAAGCCAGCGTGTTGACGGTGCTGACCTTGAAGGAAATAGGTGCCCAAGAGGTCTGGGCCAAGGCCATCACCGCCAAGCACGGCGAAATCCTGTCACTGGTGGGGGCCAGCCACGTGGTGTACCCCGAGGCGGAGATGGGGCAGCGAGTTGCCCACCTGGTCACGGGGAAGATGATGGACTTCATCGAATTTGACCACGGCTTCGCCTTGGCCAAGACCCGCGCGCCTCAGGAAGCGGTTGGTAAGACTCTTGGGGAGACGAAACTCCGCTCCCGCTACGGCATCACCGTGGTCGGTATCAAGACCAGCGAAGAAGAGTTCACCTACGCGCAACCGAGCACCATGGTCCGAGAAGGCGACACTTTGATCGTCGCCGGGCCCACGACCAAGACCGAAACTTTCGCGTCGATCACCTGA
- a CDS encoding alpha/beta fold hydrolase: protein MFDDSTALREGPWRHRFVDANGSRFHIAEAGTGPMVLLLHGYPEFWWSWRNQIPYLAERGYRAVAVDLRGYGASDKTPRGYDAYTMAADVTGLIRVLGERNAAVVGHDLGGILGFAAAAFHPNKIRSLMVLGAAHPLRQRAALAVDPRGQLRASAHLLAFQLPRWEHKVTAHDARKVAELMWRWAGPTWRETADFRTYVRACRDVIQIPQASFCALEAFRWPFRTAAGLKGRRFVRLLQRPTPVPTLQLHGANDTCVLPRTAQGSGRYIYGRYEWHVLPGVGHFPQQEAPATINDEIARWLEWKK, encoded by the coding sequence ATGTTTGATGACTCCACCGCCCTGCGGGAGGGGCCCTGGCGTCATCGTTTTGTCGACGCCAATGGCAGCCGATTCCACATTGCCGAAGCGGGCACCGGCCCGATGGTCCTATTGCTGCACGGATACCCGGAGTTCTGGTGGTCATGGCGAAACCAGATCCCCTACCTGGCCGAACGCGGATATCGGGCCGTGGCCGTGGACTTGCGTGGGTACGGGGCCAGCGACAAAACCCCGCGCGGCTATGACGCCTACACCATGGCAGCCGATGTCACCGGCCTCATTCGCGTCCTCGGCGAACGCAACGCGGCCGTGGTGGGTCACGATCTGGGCGGCATCCTCGGTTTCGCCGCCGCCGCTTTCCATCCCAACAAGATCCGCAGCCTGATGGTGTTGGGGGCCGCCCATCCCTTGCGGCAGCGGGCGGCCCTCGCCGTCGACCCACGCGGACAGTTGCGAGCCTCGGCCCACCTCTTGGCCTTCCAGCTACCCCGGTGGGAACACAAGGTGACCGCCCACGACGCGCGCAAAGTGGCCGAGTTGATGTGGCGCTGGGCCGGTCCAACCTGGCGGGAAACGGCCGACTTTCGCACCTATGTGCGCGCCTGTCGCGACGTGATCCAAATCCCGCAAGCCTCCTTTTGCGCGCTAGAGGCCTTTCGCTGGCCGTTTCGGACCGCCGCCGGGCTCAAAGGACGCCGGTTTGTGCGGCTACTTCAGCGGCCCACGCCGGTACCGACGCTGCAACTACACGGCGCCAATGACACCTGCGTCCTCCCCCGTACCGCGCAGGGCTCGGGGCGTTACATCTACGGCCGCTATGAGTGGCACGTCCTACCAGGCGTGGGGCACTTCCCGCAACAGGAAGCGCCCGCGACAATCAACGATGAGATAGCCCGCTGGCTGGAGTGGAAAAAGTAG
- a CDS encoding ABC transporter ATP-binding protein has translation MLEVSNLHKRFGDVVALDGVSFSIKPGELTGFVGANGAGKTTTMRIMMGVLNNDSGEVVHGGKPVVGDMRTRWGYMPEERGLYPKMKVAEQIAYFGQLHGMSPADAKSATADLLEQLELTARAKDDVQDLSLGNQQRVQLAVSLVHTPEVLVLDEPFSGLDPLAVDVMAESLKRRASSGVPVLFSSHQLELMERICDSVVIISGGKIIAKGTVEQLRSDAVKQLRLNVETSADLTDVLPGTVTRDGDDYLVADAPDSQAVLAAAQAAGPINSFGYDRPSLAEIFREVVAK, from the coding sequence ATGCTTGAAGTATCTAATCTGCATAAGCGTTTCGGTGACGTAGTTGCCCTTGATGGAGTGTCGTTCTCCATCAAACCTGGAGAGCTCACCGGATTCGTCGGCGCCAACGGCGCCGGAAAAACCACCACCATGCGCATCATGATGGGAGTGCTGAACAACGACTCTGGCGAGGTCGTTCATGGGGGCAAACCCGTGGTTGGCGATATGCGCACCCGCTGGGGATACATGCCCGAAGAGCGCGGCCTATACCCCAAGATGAAGGTGGCCGAGCAGATCGCCTACTTCGGACAGTTGCATGGCATGAGCCCGGCCGATGCCAAGTCCGCCACTGCCGACCTGCTCGAACAGCTGGAACTGACCGCGCGAGCCAAGGATGACGTCCAAGACCTCTCGCTTGGTAATCAGCAGCGTGTTCAGCTGGCCGTCTCCCTGGTACACACCCCCGAGGTCCTGGTTCTGGACGAACCCTTCTCCGGCCTGGACCCCCTGGCTGTCGATGTCATGGCCGAGTCGTTGAAGCGCCGCGCCAGCTCCGGCGTGCCGGTGCTGTTCTCCAGCCACCAGCTGGAACTCATGGAACGCATTTGCGACTCCGTCGTCATCATCTCCGGCGGCAAGATCATCGCCAAAGGCACGGTTGAACAGCTGCGTAGCGACGCGGTCAAGCAGTTGCGCCTCAACGTCGAAACGAGTGCGGACCTCACCGACGTCCTCCCCGGCACTGTTACGCGCGATGGCGACGACTACCTGGTCGCCGATGCCCCCGACAGTCAAGCCGTACTCGCCGCCGCCCAAGCGGCCGGTCCCATTAACAGCTTTGGCTACGACCGCCCCAGTCTGGCCGAGATCTTCCGAGAGGTGGTTGCCAAATGA